From Nguyenibacter vanlangensis, one genomic window encodes:
- the gltB gene encoding glutamate synthase large subunit — MDQFPQGRDQDLDQGQRFVADWHDNARAIAGLYDPSQEHDACGVGLVAALDGRRRRDVVEAGISALKAVWHRGAVDADGKTGDGAGIHVEIPQDFFAAAIHSGGEGCVDSQIAVGMIFLPKTDLAAQERCRQIIEAEILAFGYGIYGWRQVPINTACIGEKANATRPEIEQILIRNPRGTDEETFERDLYVIRRRIEKSAIANQVDLYVCSLSCRSVVYKGMFLAEHLTDFYPDLLDPRFVSRFAIYHQRYSTNTFPTWKLAQPFRRLAHNGEINTISGNANWMKSHETRLADPLLDPYMDDLKPVVQASGSDTAILDNVFELLTFAGRDAPMVKALMVPASVGGNSAMPQQHKDMYAYCNAVMEPWDGPAALCATDGRWVVAGLDRSGLRPLRYTVTANNLLIVGSETGMVKVPEADIVRRGRLGPGQMIGLDLQEPRLYGNEALLDLLAARQDFGAWVKHIQKVGSVVRADVHEPVLFGRDELRRRQLAVGTTLEELETILHPMVETAAEAVGSMGDDAPLAVLSSRYRGLAHYFRQAFSQVTNPPIDSLRETRVMSLVTRLGNLGNILEESENQCDLLQLPSPVLTSGEYESLLAFCGDSAFVIDCTFPAAQGEAGLRDAIARIRQEAEDRVREGCTHLFLTDQDQSGERAYIPMILATAAVHTHLVRQSLRTFTSLNVRSAEALDVHAVAVTIGVGATTVNPYLAQESIADRVARGLFGEMSLREAVERYRKAVDKGLLKVMSKMGISIVSAYRGGYNFEAIGLSRALTAEFFPGMPSRISGIGLSGISTNVLSFHQAAWNRAVTPLPVGGQYKLRRNGEVHAFDGNLIHMLQTAVATDDFSIYRRYADAVRRMPPVALRDLLDFKGGRTPIPVEAVESITQLRKRLIAPGISLGALSPEAHETLSIAMNRIGAKSDSGEGGEDPSRARPRPNGDNASSAIKQIASGRFGVTAQYLNDCREIEIKVAQGAKPGEGGQLPGFKVTGMIAKLRHATPGVTLISPPPHHDIYSIEDLAQLIYDLKQINPEATVTVKLVARSGIGTIAAGVAKAKADAILISGHSGGTGASPQSSVKYAGLPWELGLAEAHQVLMLNRLRHRVKLRTDGGLKTGRDVVIAAMLGAEEFGIGTASLVAMGCIMVRQCHSNTCPVGVCTQDDALREKFEGTPEKVINLFSFIAEDVRNILASLGFSSLNEVIGRTDLLKQVSRGADYLDDLDLNSLLAQADPGPHARYCTLEGRNEVPETLDAQMIADARPLFDHGEKMQLHYNVQNTHRAIGTRISSLIVRQFGMDRLAPGHLTVRLRGSAGQSLGAFAVQGLKLEVLGDANDYVGKGLSGATIVVRQSPSSNLVSNENAIIGNTVLYGATAGALYAAGQAGERFAVRNSGAVAVVEGCGSNGCEYMTGGTVVILGEIGDNFGAGFTGGMAFVYDAHDTFEQRVNPDTLLWNRVADPKWEATLRKLVEAHAHETRSRYAELLLHEWDRALPRFWHVVPREYARVIGYTPAVETARSA, encoded by the coding sequence ATGGACCAGTTTCCCCAAGGCCGGGATCAGGACCTGGATCAGGGCCAGCGCTTCGTCGCCGACTGGCATGACAATGCCCGCGCCATCGCCGGGCTGTACGACCCGTCGCAGGAACATGATGCGTGCGGCGTCGGACTGGTGGCCGCGCTGGACGGCCGCAGGCGGCGCGACGTGGTCGAGGCCGGGATTTCGGCGCTGAAGGCCGTCTGGCATCGCGGCGCCGTCGACGCTGACGGCAAGACCGGCGACGGTGCCGGCATCCATGTCGAAATCCCGCAGGATTTCTTCGCCGCCGCCATCCATAGCGGCGGCGAGGGCTGCGTGGACAGCCAGATCGCCGTCGGCATGATCTTCCTGCCCAAGACCGACCTGGCGGCGCAGGAACGCTGCCGCCAGATCATCGAGGCCGAGATCCTGGCCTTCGGCTACGGGATCTATGGCTGGCGCCAGGTGCCCATCAACACCGCCTGCATCGGCGAGAAGGCGAACGCCACCCGGCCCGAGATCGAACAGATCCTGATCCGCAACCCCCGCGGCACGGACGAAGAAACGTTCGAGCGCGACCTGTACGTCATCCGCCGCCGGATCGAGAAGAGCGCGATCGCCAACCAGGTCGACCTGTATGTCTGCTCGCTGTCCTGCCGGTCGGTGGTCTACAAGGGCATGTTCCTGGCCGAGCATCTGACGGATTTCTATCCCGACCTGCTGGATCCGCGCTTCGTCAGCCGTTTTGCGATCTATCACCAGCGCTATTCGACCAACACCTTCCCGACCTGGAAGCTGGCGCAGCCCTTCCGCCGCCTGGCGCATAACGGCGAGATCAACACGATCTCGGGCAACGCCAACTGGATGAAGAGCCACGAGACGCGCCTGGCCGACCCGCTGCTGGACCCGTACATGGACGACCTGAAGCCGGTGGTGCAGGCCAGCGGCTCGGATACGGCGATCCTGGACAACGTGTTCGAGCTGCTGACCTTCGCCGGGCGCGACGCGCCGATGGTCAAGGCGCTGATGGTGCCGGCCAGCGTGGGCGGCAACTCGGCGATGCCGCAGCAGCACAAGGACATGTACGCGTACTGCAACGCGGTGATGGAGCCGTGGGACGGGCCGGCGGCGCTGTGCGCCACCGACGGGCGCTGGGTCGTGGCCGGCCTGGACCGCAGCGGCCTGCGCCCCCTGCGCTATACCGTGACGGCGAACAACCTGCTGATCGTGGGTTCGGAAACCGGCATGGTGAAGGTGCCCGAAGCGGACATCGTCCGTCGCGGCCGGCTGGGCCCGGGACAGATGATCGGCCTGGACCTGCAGGAACCCAGGCTGTACGGCAACGAGGCCCTGCTGGACCTGCTGGCCGCGCGCCAGGACTTCGGCGCCTGGGTCAAGCATATCCAGAAGGTCGGCTCGGTCGTGCGCGCCGACGTGCACGAACCCGTCCTGTTCGGCCGGGATGAGCTGCGCCGCCGCCAGCTCGCGGTCGGCACGACGCTGGAGGAACTGGAGACCATCCTGCACCCGATGGTCGAAACCGCCGCCGAGGCCGTCGGCTCGATGGGCGACGACGCGCCGCTGGCGGTGCTGTCGTCGCGCTATCGCGGCCTGGCCCATTATTTCCGCCAGGCGTTCAGCCAGGTCACCAACCCGCCGATCGACAGCCTGCGCGAAACCCGGGTCATGAGCCTGGTGACCCGGCTGGGCAATCTGGGCAACATCCTGGAAGAATCGGAAAACCAGTGCGACCTGCTGCAGCTTCCCAGCCCGGTGCTGACCAGCGGCGAATATGAATCGCTGCTGGCCTTCTGCGGCGACAGCGCGTTCGTCATCGACTGCACCTTCCCGGCGGCGCAGGGCGAGGCCGGGCTGCGCGACGCCATCGCCCGCATCCGCCAGGAAGCCGAGGATCGGGTGCGCGAAGGCTGTACCCACCTGTTCCTGACCGATCAGGACCAGTCGGGCGAGCGCGCCTATATCCCGATGATCCTGGCGACGGCGGCGGTGCATACGCATCTGGTGCGCCAGTCGCTGCGCACCTTCACCTCGCTGAACGTGCGCTCGGCCGAGGCGCTGGACGTGCATGCCGTCGCGGTGACGATCGGGGTGGGGGCCACCACCGTCAATCCGTACCTGGCGCAGGAAAGCATCGCCGATCGCGTCGCGCGCGGCCTGTTCGGCGAGATGTCGCTGCGCGAGGCGGTCGAGCGCTATCGCAAGGCCGTGGACAAGGGCCTGCTGAAAGTGATGTCCAAGATGGGCATCTCGATCGTCTCGGCCTATCGCGGCGGCTATAATTTCGAGGCGATCGGCCTGTCGCGGGCGCTGACGGCGGAATTCTTCCCCGGCATGCCCTCGCGCATCTCGGGCATCGGCCTGTCGGGCATCTCGACCAACGTGCTCAGTTTCCACCAGGCCGCGTGGAACCGCGCCGTGACCCCGCTGCCGGTCGGCGGCCAGTACAAGCTGCGCCGCAACGGCGAGGTCCATGCCTTCGACGGCAATCTGATCCACATGCTGCAGACGGCGGTGGCGACGGACGATTTCTCGATCTATCGCCGCTATGCCGACGCGGTGCGGCGCATGCCGCCGGTGGCGTTGCGCGACCTGCTGGATTTCAAGGGCGGCCGCACCCCGATTCCTGTCGAGGCGGTGGAAAGCATCACCCAGCTTCGCAAGCGCCTGATCGCGCCGGGCATCTCGCTGGGCGCGCTCAGCCCCGAAGCGCACGAGACCCTGTCGATCGCCATGAACCGGATCGGCGCCAAGTCCGATTCGGGCGAGGGCGGCGAGGATCCGTCCCGCGCCAGGCCGCGCCCCAACGGCGACAACGCGTCCTCGGCCATCAAGCAGATCGCCTCGGGCCGTTTCGGCGTCACCGCGCAGTACCTGAATGATTGCCGCGAGATCGAAATCAAGGTGGCCCAGGGCGCCAAGCCCGGCGAGGGCGGGCAGTTGCCCGGCTTCAAGGTCACCGGGATGATCGCCAAGCTGCGCCATGCGACGCCGGGGGTCACGCTGATCAGCCCGCCGCCGCATCACGACATCTATTCGATCGAAGACCTGGCGCAGTTGATCTACGACCTGAAGCAGATCAACCCCGAGGCCACCGTGACGGTGAAGCTGGTCGCGCGCTCGGGAATCGGTACGATCGCCGCCGGCGTGGCCAAGGCCAAGGCCGACGCGATCCTGATTTCCGGCCATAGCGGCGGCACCGGCGCCAGCCCGCAAAGCTCGGTCAAATATGCCGGCCTGCCGTGGGAACTGGGCCTGGCCGAGGCGCACCAGGTGCTGATGCTCAACCGCCTGCGCCACCGGGTGAAGCTGCGCACCGACGGCGGGCTCAAGACCGGGCGCGACGTGGTGATCGCCGCCATGCTGGGGGCCGAGGAGTTCGGCATCGGCACCGCCAGCCTGGTGGCCATGGGCTGCATCATGGTCCGGCAATGCCACTCCAACACCTGCCCGGTCGGCGTGTGCACCCAGGACGACGCCCTGCGCGAGAAGTTCGAGGGCACGCCCGAGAAGGTCATCAACCTGTTCTCGTTCATCGCCGAGGACGTGCGCAACATCCTGGCTTCGCTGGGCTTCTCCAGCCTGAACGAGGTGATCGGCCGTACCGACCTGCTCAAGCAGGTCTCGCGCGGCGCAGACTACCTGGACGATCTGGACCTGAACTCGCTGCTGGCCCAGGCCGACCCCGGCCCGCATGCGCGCTATTGCACGCTGGAAGGCCGCAACGAGGTGCCCGAGACGCTGGACGCGCAGATGATCGCCGACGCGCGGCCGCTGTTCGACCATGGCGAGAAGATGCAGCTTCACTACAACGTGCAGAACACGCATCGCGCCATCGGCACGCGCATTTCCTCGCTGATCGTGCGGCAGTTCGGCATGGATCGCCTGGCGCCCGGGCACCTGACGGTGCGGCTGCGCGGCTCGGCCGGCCAGTCGCTGGGCGCGTTCGCGGTCCAGGGGCTGAAGCTCGAAGTGCTGGGCGACGCCAACGACTATGTCGGCAAGGGCCTGTCGGGCGCCACCATCGTGGTGCGGCAATCGCCGTCCTCGAACCTGGTGTCGAACGAAAACGCGATCATCGGCAACACCGTGCTGTATGGCGCGACGGCCGGCGCGCTCTATGCGGCAGGGCAGGCGGGCGAGCGCTTCGCGGTGCGTAATTCCGGCGCGGTCGCCGTCGTCGAGGGCTGCGGCTCGAACGGCTGCGAATACATGACCGGCGGCACCGTGGTGATCCTGGGCGAGATCGGCGACAATTTCGGTGCCGGCTTCACGGGCGGCATGGCCTTCGTCTATGACGCGCATGACACGTTCGAGCAGCGGGTCAATCCCGACACGCTGCTGTGGAACCGCGTCGCCGACCCGAAATGGGAAGCCACGCTGCGCAAGCTGGTCGAGGCCCACGCGCACGAGACCCGCAGCCGCTATGCGGAATTGCTGCTGCATGAATGGGACCGCGCCCTGCCGCGTTTCTGGCATGTCGTGCCGCGCGAATATGCGCGGGTGATCGGCTACACGCCGGCCGTGGAAACCGCGCGCAGCGCCTGA
- the lptC gene encoding LPS export ABC transporter periplasmic protein LptC: MPPSHPPSSPRDGDPAVPRREDFARSAADAARQRGMLHQRTIRQRRIPRPRDIARRRQMVRWAKWALPAAALALLGSIAVWPAIDRMMSAQRNVMHEMENLRIASGNMLGASYRGLDDHGRPFTITAEQAQQVGPERINLSRPAADMLTQGGNWLMITSRDGVYMQHAQLLDLTGDVVLYRDDGIILNGVTADMNLKQGIVMSDEWVHAEGPFGVLDAQGFMLSQHDGVGLFRGPGRLVLNDDAHAHPPDARPATTPTPAAQTPAAQTEPTR; the protein is encoded by the coding sequence CTGCCCCCTTCCCATCCTCCGTCTTCCCCTCGGGACGGCGACCCGGCCGTGCCGCGCCGCGAGGATTTCGCGCGCTCGGCGGCGGATGCGGCGCGGCAGCGCGGCATGCTGCACCAGCGTACGATCCGGCAGCGGCGCATCCCCCGCCCGCGCGACATCGCCCGTCGCCGCCAGATGGTGCGCTGGGCCAAATGGGCGCTGCCGGCCGCAGCGCTGGCCCTGCTGGGGTCGATCGCCGTATGGCCCGCGATCGACCGGATGATGAGCGCCCAGCGCAACGTCATGCACGAGATGGAAAACCTGCGCATCGCAAGCGGCAACATGCTGGGCGCCAGCTATCGCGGGCTGGACGATCACGGCCGGCCGTTCACGATCACGGCCGAGCAGGCGCAGCAGGTCGGCCCCGAACGGATCAACCTGTCCCGGCCCGCCGCCGACATGCTGACCCAGGGCGGCAACTGGCTGATGATCACGTCGCGGGACGGCGTCTATATGCAGCACGCGCAATTGCTGGACCTGACCGGCGACGTCGTGCTGTATCGCGACGACGGGATCATCCTGAACGGCGTCACGGCGGACATGAACCTGAAGCAGGGCATTGTCATGTCGGACGAATGGGTGCATGCCGAGGGGCCGTTCGGCGTGCTGGACGCCCAGGGTTTCATGCTGTCGCAGCATGATGGGGTCGGCCTGTTCCGCGGGCCGGGCCGGCTGGTGCTGAATGACGACGCCCACGCCCATCCGCCCGACGCCCGTCCCGCGACAACGCCAACCCCGGCAGCCCAAACCCCGGCAGCCCAGACGGAGCCCACCCGATGA
- a CDS encoding complex I NDUFA9 subunit family protein, translating into MAMRRVATVIGGSGFLGRHVVQRLAEDGYVVRVVGRRADRAAALRPLGDVGQIVPLGASILDEAALVPVMEGASLVVNLVGILSPQGQGGRGQGRRQADFSAIHVEAAGRVARLAASAGVARMVHVSAIGASARSPSAYGRSKAAGEDAVLRDQPRATIVRPSLIFGAGDHFLTLFAAMARYSPVVPVYGAATRVQPVHVADVAEAIRRILASDGHQGEIYELAGPRVWTMEALIRWVVAFIGRRRLVFAMPRALAYWQALLLENLPGHLLTRDQLAMLSVDNVAQDGMRGLGTLGIDPVPVEMIAPTYLARYKIT; encoded by the coding sequence ATGGCGATGCGACGCGTGGCGACCGTCATCGGCGGATCGGGATTCCTGGGGCGCCATGTCGTCCAGCGCCTGGCGGAGGACGGGTACGTGGTGCGGGTGGTCGGCCGGCGCGCCGATCGCGCGGCGGCGCTGCGGCCGCTGGGCGATGTCGGGCAGATCGTGCCGCTGGGGGCGTCGATCCTGGATGAAGCCGCGCTGGTCCCGGTGATGGAAGGCGCCAGCCTGGTCGTCAACCTGGTGGGCATCCTGAGCCCCCAGGGACAAGGGGGACGGGGCCAGGGACGGAGGCAAGCGGACTTTTCGGCCATCCATGTCGAGGCCGCCGGACGGGTCGCGCGGCTGGCGGCCTCGGCCGGGGTCGCGCGCATGGTGCATGTCTCGGCCATTGGCGCCTCGGCCCGCAGCCCCTCCGCCTATGGCCGCAGCAAGGCGGCGGGCGAGGATGCGGTGCTGCGCGACCAGCCCCGGGCGACCATCGTCCGGCCGTCGCTGATCTTCGGCGCGGGGGACCATTTCCTGACCCTGTTTGCGGCCATGGCGCGCTACAGCCCGGTCGTCCCGGTCTACGGCGCCGCCACGCGGGTCCAGCCCGTCCATGTCGCGGACGTGGCCGAGGCCATCCGGCGCATCCTGGCGTCGGACGGGCACCAGGGCGAGATCTATGAACTGGCCGGCCCGCGCGTCTGGACCATGGAGGCTCTGATACGCTGGGTGGTCGCGTTCATCGGCCGCCGCCGGCTGGTCTTCGCCATGCCCCGCGCCCTGGCCTATTGGCAGGCCCTGCTGCTGGAAAATCTGCCCGGGCATCTGCTGACCCGCGACCAGTTGGCCATGCTGTCGGTCGATAACGTGGCGCAGGACGGGATGCGCGGACTGGGCACGCTGGGGATCGACCCCGTGCCGGTCGAAATGATTGCACCGACCTATCTGGCGCGATATAAAATTACTTAA
- a CDS encoding ribonuclease D, producing the protein MTTTSPSIQLHRGDLPDDVSFHGTIAVDTEAMGLNPHRDRLCLVQISAGDGNAHLVQILPGTPSPNLARLMADRTVTKLMHFARFDVAILQHALGVTVAPVICTKIASKLVRTFTDRHGLAHLCRELLGVDLSKQQQTSDWGAAVLTPEQQAYAASDVLHLHALWAKLEALLHREGRRALAQACYDFLPARARLDLLGYEEPDIFAHRA; encoded by the coding sequence ATGACCACCACATCTCCCTCGATCCAGTTGCATCGCGGCGACCTGCCGGACGATGTCTCCTTCCACGGGACGATCGCGGTGGATACAGAGGCCATGGGGCTGAACCCGCATCGCGACCGGCTGTGCCTGGTGCAGATTTCCGCGGGCGACGGCAACGCGCACCTGGTGCAGATCCTGCCTGGCACGCCCAGCCCCAACCTGGCGCGGCTGATGGCGGACCGCACGGTCACCAAGCTGATGCATTTCGCACGGTTCGACGTGGCGATCCTGCAGCACGCACTGGGCGTGACCGTGGCGCCGGTGATCTGCACCAAGATCGCCTCTAAGCTGGTGCGCACCTTCACCGACCGGCACGGGCTGGCGCATCTGTGCCGCGAATTGCTGGGCGTGGACCTGAGCAAGCAGCAGCAGACCTCGGACTGGGGCGCGGCCGTGCTGACGCCCGAGCAGCAGGCCTATGCCGCGTCGGACGTGCTGCACCTGCACGCGCTGTGGGCGAAGCTGGAGGCGCTGCTGCACCGCGAGGGACGGCGCGCGCTGGCCCAGGCCTGCTATGATTTCCTGCCGGCGCGGGCGCGGCTGGACCTGCTGGGCTATGAGGAGCCGGACATCTTCGCCCACCGGGCATGA
- a CDS encoding LptA/OstA family protein translates to MTAFLKAAIPPRPGPKRGLGLGPELGLALALGGAVACLVPVGDARAQAIDLSHGGQIVVTAAGGFDWDQKTQTVTAYDQAQAVRGNVTVTGDRLIAFYRKKASAPGAAPAPAAPAPAATPGGQGGAGQGGANQAAGNPDTGSNEVYRLQAIGHVHIFTDTDQAWGDKAVYDIDQAVMVMTGKAMKMVTPQDVLTARDTMEYYSQTRVSIGRGDATVTTNDGRQIRADVLVGYSAPAAQPAKDGPAKGAPASGTPAKPGSDPLASSGKLEKVNAFGHVFVRTQTETVTGDRGVYVPDTGIARIVGNVHITRGQNQINGAAAIVNMHTGIATMTERPGARVSGLVVPNESNPAPGTNAAHGSSAATPGKAAR, encoded by the coding sequence ATGACCGCCTTTCTCAAGGCCGCGATCCCGCCCCGGCCTGGGCCCAAGCGTGGACTGGGGCTTGGACCTGAGCTTGGACTGGCGCTTGCGCTCGGCGGCGCGGTGGCCTGCCTGGTCCCGGTGGGAGACGCGCGGGCGCAGGCGATCGACCTGTCCCATGGCGGGCAGATCGTCGTGACGGCGGCGGGCGGCTTCGACTGGGACCAGAAGACGCAGACCGTGACCGCCTATGACCAGGCGCAGGCGGTGCGCGGCAACGTGACGGTGACGGGCGACCGGCTGATCGCCTTCTACCGCAAGAAGGCCTCCGCCCCCGGGGCGGCGCCGGCACCCGCAGCACCCGCGCCGGCGGCGACGCCGGGCGGACAGGGCGGCGCAGGCCAGGGCGGCGCGAACCAGGCGGCGGGCAACCCCGATACCGGATCGAACGAGGTCTATCGCCTGCAGGCGATCGGCCATGTCCATATCTTTACCGATACCGACCAGGCCTGGGGGGACAAGGCGGTCTATGACATCGACCAGGCGGTCATGGTCATGACCGGCAAGGCGATGAAGATGGTCACGCCCCAGGACGTGCTGACGGCGCGGGACACGATGGAATATTATTCGCAGACCCGGGTGTCGATCGGGCGCGGCGACGCCACCGTCACCACCAATGACGGGCGGCAGATCCGTGCCGACGTGCTGGTCGGATACAGTGCGCCGGCGGCCCAACCCGCCAAGGATGGGCCCGCCAAGGGGGCGCCCGCCAGCGGCACCCCCGCCAAGCCGGGATCGGATCCGTTGGCCAGTTCCGGCAAGCTGGAAAAAGTGAACGCGTTCGGCCATGTCTTCGTCCGCACCCAGACCGAGACGGTGACCGGGGACCGCGGCGTCTACGTGCCCGACACCGGCATTGCGCGGATCGTCGGCAACGTCCACATCACACGGGGCCAGAACCAGATCAACGGAGCCGCCGCGATCGTGAACATGCATACCGGAATTGCCACGATGACCGAACGGCCCGGCGCGCGCGTCAGCGGCCTGGTGGTTCCCAACGAATCCAATCCCGCCCCGGGAACCAATGCGGCCCACGGGTCCTCCGCGGCCACTCCGGGGAAGGCCGCGCGATGA
- a CDS encoding KpsF/GutQ family sugar-phosphate isomerase: MTQSALHDDTGAGPAHDRLLSDIAVACRVLASESNGLAQLSAALRVGGADPAADSGGLTPLARSFGRAVEAFSTLPGRVVVTGIGKSGHVGRKIQATLASTGTPSFFVHPSEASHGDLGMIQSGDAVLALSNSGETPELADIIAHARRFGLMLAAMTGQAESTLARAADIALVVPDAAEACPMGLAPTTSATMQMALGDALAVALLERRNFTASDFGVFHPGGRLGIRLRRVGDLMHCGTAMPLGTPDISLRQVILEMTRKAFGCIGVIGTDGTLCGLITDGDLRRALDRDLETTRAADIMNPTPLTTRADILAAEALRIMNARPRPITSLFVLNDGGVPVGIVHVHDLLRAGVA; the protein is encoded by the coding sequence ATGACCCAATCCGCGTTGCATGACGATACCGGCGCCGGCCCGGCCCATGATCGGCTTCTGTCCGACATCGCGGTCGCGTGCCGGGTCCTGGCCAGCGAGAGCAACGGCCTGGCGCAGCTTTCGGCCGCGCTGCGCGTGGGCGGCGCCGATCCCGCGGCGGATTCCGGCGGGCTGACGCCGCTGGCCCGGTCCTTCGGCCGGGCGGTCGAGGCGTTCTCGACCCTGCCGGGACGCGTGGTGGTGACGGGGATCGGCAAGTCCGGCCATGTCGGGCGCAAGATCCAGGCCACGCTGGCCTCGACCGGCACGCCGTCCTTCTTCGTCCATCCGTCCGAGGCGTCGCACGGCGACCTGGGCATGATCCAGTCCGGCGACGCGGTGCTGGCGCTGTCCAATTCCGGCGAGACGCCGGAACTGGCCGATATCATCGCCCATGCGCGGCGGTTCGGCCTGATGCTGGCCGCCATGACCGGCCAGGCCGAATCGACCCTGGCCCGCGCCGCGGACATCGCGCTGGTCGTCCCCGATGCCGCCGAAGCCTGCCCGATGGGCCTGGCCCCCACGACATCGGCGACCATGCAGATGGCGCTGGGCGACGCGCTGGCCGTGGCGCTGCTGGAACGGCGCAATTTCACGGCCAGCGATTTCGGCGTGTTTCACCCGGGCGGGCGGCTGGGCATCCGGTTGCGGCGGGTCGGCGACCTGATGCATTGCGGCACGGCGATGCCGCTGGGCACGCCCGACATCTCGCTGCGGCAGGTCATCCTGGAAATGACCCGCAAGGCGTTCGGCTGCATCGGCGTCATCGGGACGGACGGCACCCTGTGCGGGCTGATCACCGATGGGGACCTGCGTCGCGCCCTGGACCGCGACCTGGAAACCACCCGGGCGGCCGATATCATGAACCCGACGCCGCTGACCACGCGCGCCGATATCCTGGCGGCCGAGGCGCTGCGGATCATGAATGCGCGGCCCCGGCCGATCACCAGCCTGTTCGTGCTGAACGACGGCGGCGTGCCGGTCGGGATCGTGCATGTCCACGACCTGTTGCGGGCAGGTGTGGCGTGA
- a CDS encoding NAD(P)-dependent oxidoreductase, with protein MAERMLKFVTVAQSQPDKRSVSERNADFDEIYRAFAVDQAERQASRCSQCGVPFCSIHCPLGNNIPDWLKMTAEGRLEEAYALSSATNNFPEICGRICPQDRLCEGNCVIEKGFESVTIGAVERFITDTAFANGWVAPISPPVERAASIGIVGAGPGGLAAAMQLRELGYQVHVYDRYDRVGGLMVYGIPGFKLEKDIVARRHLYLEESGVRFHLGVDVADRDGEGRIAFATLRARHDAVLIATGVYKSRDIGGPGAGLRGIVKALDYLTASNKTSLGDNVVAFESGELNAAGKSVVVIGGGDTAMDCVRTAVRQGAKSVKCLYRRDRANMPGSIREVKNAEEEGVDFVWLAAPEAFLGDARVGAVRATRMKLGLPDASGRQSVEPVEGSAFVLEADLVVKALGFDPEALPTLWGQSDLAVSRWGTLRVDHESFMTSLPGVFAAGDIVRGASLVVWAIRDGRDAAAQMHRWLEERAAVTAQAAE; from the coding sequence ATGGCCGAGCGCATGCTCAAATTCGTCACCGTGGCGCAAAGCCAGCCCGACAAGCGGTCGGTGTCCGAACGCAACGCGGATTTCGACGAGATCTATCGCGCCTTCGCCGTCGACCAGGCCGAACGCCAGGCAAGCCGCTGCTCGCAATGCGGGGTGCCGTTCTGTTCGATCCATTGCCCGCTGGGCAACAATATCCCCGACTGGCTGAAAATGACGGCCGAAGGACGGCTGGAGGAAGCCTATGCCCTGTCCTCGGCCACGAACAATTTCCCCGAGATCTGCGGCCGGATCTGCCCCCAGGACCGGCTGTGCGAGGGCAATTGCGTGATCGAGAAGGGCTTCGAGAGCGTCACCATCGGCGCCGTCGAACGCTTCATCACCGATACCGCCTTCGCCAATGGCTGGGTCGCGCCGATCAGCCCGCCCGTCGAGCGCGCGGCCTCGATCGGCATCGTCGGCGCCGGCCCCGGCGGCCTGGCCGCGGCGATGCAACTGCGCGAACTGGGCTATCAGGTCCATGTCTATGACCGGTATGACCGTGTCGGCGGCCTGATGGTCTACGGCATTCCCGGCTTCAAGCTGGAGAAGGACATCGTCGCCCGCCGGCACCTGTACCTCGAGGAATCCGGCGTACGCTTCCATCTGGGCGTGGACGTCGCCGACCGCGACGGCGAGGGGCGGATCGCGTTCGCCACGCTGCGCGCCCGGCATGACGCGGTGCTGATCGCGACCGGTGTCTATAAATCCCGCGATATCGGCGGCCCCGGCGCCGGCCTGCGCGGCATCGTCAAGGCGCTGGATTACCTGACCGCGTCCAACAAGACGTCGCTGGGCGACAATGTCGTGGCGTTCGAGAGCGGTGAACTGAATGCCGCCGGCAAGTCCGTGGTGGTGATCGGCGGCGGCGACACGGCGATGGATTGCGTGCGCACCGCCGTCCGCCAGGGCGCGAAATCGGTCAAATGCCTCTATCGCCGCGACCGCGCCAACATGCCCGGCTCGATCCGCGAGGTGAAGAACGCCGAGGAAGAAGGCGTCGATTTCGTCTGGCTGGCCGCGCCCGAGGCGTTCCTGGGCGACGCGCGGGTCGGCGCCGTGCGCGCCACGCGGATGAAGCTGGGCCTGCCCGATGCCTCGGGCCGGCAGTCGGTCGAGCCGGTCGAGGGCAGCGCGTTCGTGCTGGAGGCCGACCTGGTGGTCAAGGCGCTGGGCTTCGACCCCGAGGCGCTGCCGACCCTGTGGGGGCAGTCCGACCTGGCCGTGTCGCGCTGGGGCACGCTGCGGGTCGACCATGAAAGCTTCATGACCAGCCTGCCGGGCGTTTTCGCGGCGGGCGACATTGTGCGCGGGGCCAGCCTGGTGGTCTGGGCGATTCGCGATGGACGGGATGCCGCGGCGCAGATGCATCGCTGGCTGGAAGAACGGGCGGCGGTGACCGCCCAGGCGGCGGAGTGA